A genomic stretch from Aedes albopictus strain Foshan chromosome 2, AalbF5, whole genome shotgun sequence includes:
- the LOC115262237 gene encoding uncharacterized protein K02A2.6-like, whose amino-acid sequence MKWSRWVERLEGAFLLFGVGPQAKLPMLLHYMGAETYDVVSDKIAPEKPQTKTYDEVVQILETHFNPEPLEILENFRFKCRKQGDERAEESIDDYLIALRKLAITCNFGNYLNTALRNQFVFGIRDRGIQARLLEVRNLTLDRAREIAVSMEASAKGGQEIHSRQGKPELNLVEHLPNKHAKSKANKKCVVPAKKVSAEAHSDKKKGECFRCGSPAHFANKCPHVKTACNYCKVTGHLQKVCLKKIAAEGARRKSDTHQLDQNAGNGNCGESVHTEEICGVYDAADFNNSVEKFWLELSVNNATVKFEVDSGSPVSIMSVSDQRKLFPTAKLHHPDTALVSYSGNMIELCGMCVVRVNYGGQNHELLLYVAKNKKHPLLGRGWMKVLNIDVNKFYENVHTIAVDNSAESVKKLIERYGNVCEKSMGKIEGLTAKLQLKPDVRPVYLRARPVPFSIRDAVEEEIKTLEKNGVLVKVNHSAWATPVVPVMKMNNRVRLCGDYKITVNPHLVVDEHPLPTVEELFANVAGGEKFAKIDLSQAYLQLEVSPEDQEVLTLSTHLGLHRPTRLMYGVSSALAIWQRLMEEVLNGIPGVTVFLDDIRVTGPNDQVHLQRLEEVLKRLSQYNMRINLDKCQFFADQIEYCGCLIDRNGIHKVRNKIDAIQNMPAPTTKEQVRSFVGLVNYYGRFFPHLSTTIYPLNRLLRNNVAFHWTKQCEEAFSKVKDEMQSDRFLVHYSTELPLVLATDASPYGVGAVLSHFMPDGTERPIMYASKTLNDTQRRYKQIDREAYAIIFGVRKFYQYLYGRKFWLVTDNEPVKQIFSETKCLPAMSALRMQHYATFLASFRYIIKFRPTKEHYNADAFSRLPVGAKTPDNVVEEVDLLEVSIIETLPLTVDDLAKSTAADSTVQVLLQGLKNGKTVEARDRFGIDQTEFALQQGCIMRGIRVYVPPDLRRKVLTELHSTHFGTTRLKSLARGYVWWERIDKDIEELVRCCAACQMTRPDPVKVPLHCWEKPKEPFERVHVDFAGPFMGTYFIVFVDAFTKWPEVRILRDITTSTTIHACREFFASFGIPAVLVSDHGVQFTSTDFQRFLQLNGIVHKMGAPYHPATNGQAERFIQTIKNKMKALNCDKSRMHPELCNILLSYRKTIHPATGKSPSMMLFNRQIRSRLDLMVPNASATAKNPDVCAKSLAEGTRVAARDYLDKEKWKYGHVAEKLGKLHYNIKLDDGRLWKRHIDQLREVGANLPARPTLPAIPVEMETVPAVPRSDVPEQTPCAAVPPPITAATPIAEPQPSTSASAVPRPNVPPAVPEPRPQIPGVRAEPNYQQSPRRSSRIIKPPQRLDL is encoded by the coding sequence atgaAATGGTCCCGCTGGGTGGAGCGGCTGGAGGGTGCTTTTTTGCTGTTCGGAGTTGGTCCCCAGGCGAAGCTGCCGATGCTGCTGCACTATATGGGAGCCGAAACTTACGATGTAGTTTCGGACAAAATTGCTCCGGAAAAACCGCAGACGAAGACGTACGACGAAGTGGTGCAGATTCTCGAAACCCATTTCAACCCGGAACCACTCGAGATCTTGGAAAACTTCCGGTTCAAATGTCGCAAGCAAGGCGACGAACGTGCTGAGGAATCGATCGACGATTATCTCATTGCTTTGAGAAAGTTGGCCATAACCTGCAATTTTGGCAACTATCTCAATACTGCATTGCGGAATCAGTTTGTTTTCGGGATTAGAGACCGGGGAATACAGGCGCGTCTGCTAGAGGTGCGCAATCTTACGCTGGACCGTGCCCGCGAGATTGCAGTGTCGATGGAGGCGTCGGCCAAAGGTGGACAGGAGATCCATTCGCGTCAGGGAAAACCGGAGCTGAACCTCGTGGAGCATCTGCCAAACAAGCACGCAAAATCGAAGGCGAACAAAAAGTGCGTCGTTCCTGCGAAGAAAGTGAGTGCAGAAGCACACAGTGATAAGAAGAAGGGAGAGTGTTTTCGTTGCGGGAGCCCCGCTCACTTCGCAAATAAGTGCCCGCATGTGAAGACGGCGTGCAACTACTGCAAGGTGACAGGCCACTTGCAAAAAGTTTGCCTGAAGAAGATTGCGGCAGAGGGTGCCCGAAGAAAAAGTGATACACACCAGCTGGATCAAAATGCGGGAAATGGAAACTGCGGAGAAAGTGTGCATACGGAAGAGATCTGCGGAGTGTATGATGCTGCTGATTTCAACAATAGCGTTGAAAAGTTCTGGCTGGAGCTGTCAGTGAACAATGCCACGGTGAAATTTGAAGTTGACAGCGGCTCGCCAGTATCGATCATGAGTGTGtcggaccagagaaaattatttccCACGGCTAAACTGCATCACCCGGACACTGCTTTGGTGAGCTACAGTGGGAACATGATCGAGCTGTGCGGAATGTGTGTTGTGCGCGTGAATTACGGTGGACAAAATCACGAACTGTTGCTGTACGTGGCAAAGAACAAAAAGCATCCACTGCTGGGTCGTGGGTGGATGAAAGTGCTGAACATTGATGTGAACAAGTTTTACGAAAACGTCCACACGATTGCGGTTGACAACAGTGCTGAATCGGTGAAAAAGCTCATTGAGCGATACGGAAACGTCTGTGAGAAGTCGATGGGTAAAATCGAAGGGCTAACAGCCAAGCTACAATTGAAGCCAGATGTGCGACCGGTGTATTTGCGTGCGCGACCGGTTCCGTTTTCCATTCGGGATGCGGTCGAAGAGGAGATTAAAACTTTGGAGAAGAATGGTGTGTTGGTGAAAGTGAACCACAGTGCGTGGGCGACACCGGTTGTCCCAGTGATGAAAATGAACAATCGAGTGCGACTATGCGGTGATTATAAGATCACAGTGAATCCTCATCTCGTGGTCGATGAACACCCCCTGCCCACCGTCGAGGAGCTGTTTGCTAATGTGGCAGGTGGTGAGAAGTTTGCGAAGATTGATCTCTCGCAAGCCTATCTGCAGCTAGAGGTCAGTCCGGAGGATCAGGAGGTCCTCACTTTGAGCACTCACCTGGGACTGCACAGACCGACGAGGCTGATGTACGGAGTCAGCTCCGCTCTGGCTATCTGGCAACGCTtgatggaggaagtactgaacggGATTCCAGGTGTAACGGTATTTCTGGACGACATTCGAGTAACGGGGCCTAACGACCAGGTCCACCTGCAGCGTCTCGAGGAAGTACTGAAGCGGCTCAGCCAATACAATATGCGGATCAACCTGGACAAGTGTCAGTTCTTTGCTGATCAAATCGAATACTGCGGCTGCTTGATCGATCGCAACGGAATCCACAAGGTAAGAAATAAGATTGATGCCATTCAGAACATGCCTGCGCCGACGACCAAAGAGCAAGTCCGCTCATTTGTTGGGTTGGTCAATTATTACGGTCGCTTCTTCCCACATTTGAGTACGACCATATACCCGTTGAACCGTCTACTGCGTAACAATGTGGCTTTCCATTGGACAAAGCAGTGCGAAGAAGCCTTTTCGAAGGTGAAGGACGAAATGCAATCCGACCGGTTCTTGGTACACTACAGTACGGAGTTACCATTGGTGCTGGCGACCGATGCGTCTCCATACGGGGTCGGTGCAGTGCTTAGCCACTTTATGCCGGACGGTACTGAGCGACCAATCATGTACGCGTCGAAGACACTGAACGATACTCAGCGAAGGTACAAGCAAATCGACCGTGAAGCTTATGCGATCATCTTTGGAGTGCGGAAGTTCTACCAATACTTGTATGGACGGAAGTTTTGGCTCGTTACCGACAATGAGCCCGTGAAGCAGATATTTTCGGAAACCAAGTGTTTGCCGGCAATGTCGGCACTACGGATGCAGCACTACGCGACGTTCCTCGCGTCGTTCCGCTACATCATCAAGTTTCGTCCAACGAAGGAGCATTACAATGCGGATGCATTTTCCCGTTTGCCGGTCGGTGCGAAGACACCGGACAACGTCGTCGAGGAGGTTGACTTGCTCGAGGTGAGCATAATCGAGACACTGCCGCTGACGGTCGACGATCTCGCGAAGTCGACTGCTGCTGATTCTACGGTACAAGTGCTACTGCAAGGTCTAAAAAACGGAAAAACGGTGGAAGCCCGTGATCGGTTCGGAATCGATCAAACCGAGTTCGCGCTACAACAAGGATGCATCATGCGCGGGATCCGTGTGTATGTCCCACCGGATTTGCGACGGAAGGTGTTAACGGAGCTACACTCTACTCACTTTGGGACTACACGGCTGAAGTCGCTCGCCAGAGGCTACGTCTGGTGGGAGCGAATCGACAAGGACATCGAGGAGCTTGTCCGATGCTGCGCGGCTTGTCAGATGACACGCCCTGATCCAGTGAAAGTCCCTCTACACTGCTGGGAGAAGCCAAAGGAGCCGTTTGAGAGAGTGCACGTGGACTTTGCAGGTCCATTCATGGGCACGTACTTTATCGTGTTTGTGGATGCCTTCACCAAGTGGCCGGAAGTGCGGATCCTCCGTGACATCACCACGAGCACCACCATCCATGCGTGTCGTGAATTCTTTGCTTCCTTCGGGATACCCGCTGTGCTCGTCAGCGATCATGGCGTGCAGTTCACGTCGACTGATTTCCAGAGGTTTTTGCAGCTCAACGGAATCGTTCACAAAATGGGTGCTCCGTATCACCCGGCTACAAATGGACAGGCCGAGCGTTTTATCCAAACGATTAAGAACAAAATGAAAGCTCTAAACTGCGACAAGTCGAGGATGCATCCGGAGCTCTGCAACATCCTGCTCAGCTACCGGAAAACCATACACCCTGCCACCGGAAAGTCGCCTTCAATGATGCTGTTCAACAGACAAATCCGGTCTCGACTTGACCTGATGGTGCCGAACGCTTCTGCCACCGCGAAGAATCCAGATGTTTGTGCCAAATCGCTCGCGGAGGGGACGAGAGTCGCTGCTCGTGACTATTTGGACAAGGAGAAGTGGAAATACGGTCACGTTGCGGAGAAACTGGGCAAACTTCACTACAACATCAAGTTGGATGACGGTCGACTCTGGAAGCGCCATATCGACCAGCTACGGGAGGTCGGTGCCAACCTGCCAGCACGCCCTACGCTGCCGGCAATCCCCGTGGAGATGGAAACCGTTCCAGCTGTTCCACGAAGCGATGTCCCGGAACAGACTCCATGTGCTGCCGTTCCGCCGCCAATAACTGCGGCAACCCCGATTGCTGAACCACAACCTTCGACAAGTGCATCTGCTGTACCCCGGCCGAACGTACCACCTGCGGTACCTGAGCCAAGGCCGCAGATCCCTGGAGTACGCGCAGAACCCAACTACCAGCAATCACCAAGGCGATCATCAAGGATTATCAAACCGCCTCAGAGACTTGATCTGTAG
- the LOC134285999 gene encoding uncharacterized protein LOC134285999: MTEKKIKEKVKKRERIVASLQRHAQFLGSFNPDIHTGEVQSRLDKIEAKFEEFEEVQEEIAELDAEGIYEEDCTTAYEEFEKLYYRLRAALLAKLPTEETAVELNNTLARNGQHVGAHTGVRLPQISLPEFDGDYKGWLSFKSTYVSLIHDSGELSDVQKFHYLKSALKGEAAKLIESLTLTNDNYSIAWSTITKRYSNEYLLKKRHLQALMEYPKVEKESSVALHALVDEFEQRLKILKQLGEKTDEWGAMIVHWMCSKLDTQTLQLWEDHAASTKDPTFTILVNFLEKRTRVLEAVSSNVELKGSSQKMETKRQKVIVHSATDGDINGPACCCCGESHFLGRCGKFSKMALKEKLQFVNSKRLCSNCLKSGHWVRDCSSKFSCRDCGKKHNSLIHPGFPLSSSGVGSSEHPVSKPEKTRNEKSVATNVVTNEVESEDEDDQGAVGTYNVGTKGGKISNVLLSTVVLVIRDQHGGKQMARALLDNGSQANIMSERLCQMLSLKRRTINVPISGVGEAETRARFLVNTTVSSRVQNFAVGMEFLVLQKVTSELPSAHIPVEHWKIPKDIQLADPNFNISNRIDLLIGAEHFYRFLFERDTKRIMLGPGLPTLINSVFGWIVTGKVSETSSKAVSCCVAVAPDNLEAQLHRFWEVESNEDRPAWSKEEQDCEDHFQRTFSRTKEGRYVVRLPKHVNFDQMLGESRTMALSRFKRLEQQLGWNTEKRMQYNAFMQEYLDLGHMKEISEAESLQETSVSNTRKAYYLPHHAVLKESSTTTKVRVVFDGSARTDSGYSLNDALLKGPVIQDELLSLLLRFRKHEVALVGDIEKMYRQVQVHEEDISLQRIFFRFSADEPIKVYQLSTVTYGLTPSSFLAIRALHQLAADEGTLYADAAEAIVDDFYVDDYIGGAASVDEAIQLQQNLDTLMKKGGFALRKWCSNRPEVLAGIPADQLGTNLSISFEISPDEQVKTLGITWEPGTDQLRFFYDIIESEQTWTRRSILSSIAKLFDPLGLISPVIVAAKMLMQELALLHTGWDAPVPAHIEEKWKAFHSQLYNISEMRVNRFALVSNWVEIQFHCFADASTLAYGACLYVRTTDAVGNVRIELLSSKSRVAPLKKLTLPRLELCAAKEAALLHSKVTKAFSMQNVRSFFWSDSTIVLHWLRSPPNTWQTFVANRVSTIQTTTYPHSWRHVAGKQNPADLVSRGMSVDEFLNSQLWKEGPPWLRNDEDGWPSPGEECTISEEQLEIRKTVHAIRVAEPPNEMFSLRSSLHSLLRVVANCLRFVHNCRNPNDRRSSIALTPEEIQSAKMTLTRIAQNERFPEELKALKRQQRINNRSSLKRLFPFLDNDGVLRVGGRLRFSNESYTVKHPAVLPSNHPFTDLVVQFFHSQNFHSGPQLTLAETRQEFWPIHGKRVVNAVLRKCVRCFRTNPTPIQQPMGQLPAGRVRPGRPFLITGVDYCGPFYLKPLRRNVASPKVYIAVYVCFSTKAMHLELSTDLSTASFISVLRRFIGHRGIPAEIHSDNAKNFSGARNELKALYDLLNDPANNFTITKELSQQGIKWQFIPPRAPNFGGLWEAAVRSVKTALKKEIGLQQLSYDDFTTLLVQITATLNSRPLSPLTDDPTEFEALTPAHFLIGSAMKALPEPDLVNIPTNRLDHYQQTQQMFQRFWQRWSKLYLTQLQVTTNNLPATPIQVGNIVVLREDNLPPLCWPLARIIGLHPGLDGVVRVVTVKTATGVYKRAVNRICPLPTEEVSRRTTRSSSTISD; this comes from the coding sequence ATGACTGAAAAGAAAATTAAGGAAAAGGTCAAAAAGCGGGAGCGTATTGTCGCATCATTACAGCGACATGCGCAATTTCTGGGCAGTTTCAACCCAGATATTCATACGGGGGAAGTTCAGTCAAGACTGGACAAGATTGAGGCAAAGTTTGAAGAGTTTGAGGAGGTTCAAGAAGAAATCGCAGAGCTGGACGCGGAAGGGATCTATGAGGAGGACTGCACCACGGCCTACGAGGAATTCGAGAAGCTGTACTATCGTTTACGGGCGGCTTTGCTGGCAAAACTACCAACGGAGGAGACTGCTGTTGAGCTGAACAACACGTTAGCGCGGAATGGTCAACATGTAGGGGCGCACACTGGTGTTCGTCTGCCGCAGATTTCTCTACCGGAGTTCGACGGCGACTACAAGGGATGGCTGTCGTTCAAGTCAACGTACGTGTCGCTGATTCACGATTCTGGGGAGCTAAGCGACGTGCAGAAGTTCCATTACCTGAAGTCAGCGCTTAAAGGGGAAGCAGCCAAACTTATCGAATCGCTCACGCTTACCAACGATAACTATTCGATTGCTTGGAGCACGATTACGAAGCGGTATTCCAACGAGTACCTGTTGAAGAAGAGGCATTTGCAGGCACTGATGGAGTACCCGAAAGTGGAAAAGGAGTCGTCTGTGGCTCTTCATGCCTTGGTGGATGAATTCGAACAGCGGCTGAAGATTCTGAAGCAGTTGGGAGAGAAGACGGACGAGTGGGGTGCGATGATCGTTCATTGGATGTGCTCCAAGCTGGATACGCAGACACTTCAGCTCTGGGAAGACCACGCAGCATCAACGAAGGATCCGACATTCACGATCTTGGTAAACTTTCTCGAGAAGCGGACAAGGGTTCTGGAAGCGGTTTCATCGAACGTTGAATTGAAAGGCAGTTCTCAAAAGATGGAAACCAAGCGGCAAAAGGTGATTGTGCATTCGGCTACAGATGGAGATATAAATGGTCCGGCCTGTTGTTGTTGTGGAGAGTCGCATTTCTTGGGGCGGTGTGGCAAATTTTCGAAAATGGCACTGAAGGAGAAGCTGCAGTTCGTCAATAGCAAGCGGCTTTGTAGCAATTGCTTGAAGTCAGGACATTGGGTACGCGATTGCTCATCGAAGTTCAGTTGTCGTGATTGTGGAAAGAAACATAATTCACTGATTCACCCAGGCTTTCCGTTGAGCAGCAGCGGTGTTGGAAGCAGCGAACATCCGGTGAGCAAACCGGAGAAGACACGGAACGAAAAATCTGTGGCAACCAACGTGGTGACTAACGAGGTGGAATCTGAGGACGAAGACGACCAAGGAGCGGTTGGGACATACAACGTAGGGACCAAGGGCGGCAAAATTTCAAACGTACTACTATCTACGGTTGTACTGGTTATTCGGGACCAGCACGGAGGCAAACAGATGGCTAGAGCATTGCTAGACAACGGTTCGCAAGCTAACATCATGAGCGAGCGATTATGTCAGATGCTGAGCCTAAAGAGACGGACGATAAACGTGCCAATTAGCGGTGTCGGAGAAGCGGAAACGCGAGCGAGATTTCTGGTAAACACAACAGTGAGTTCACGGGTCCAGAACTTTGCAGTGGGGATGGAATTTTTGGTACTTCAGAAGGTAACGTCGGAGTTGCCGTCAGCGCACATACCAGTGGAGCACTGGAAAATTCCAAAGGATATACAACTAGCCGATCCGAACTTCAACATCAGTAATCGGATTGATCTTTTGATTGGAGCTGAGCACTTCTACCGGTTCTTGTTCGAGAGAGATACAAAACGGATCATGTTGGGTCCGGGACTGCCTACGCTGATCAACTCGGTATTCGGTTGGATAGTTACAGGGAAAGTTTCTGAAACATCGAGTAAAGCAGTTAGCTGTTGCGTTGCGGTGGCTCCAGACAATCTGGAAGCCCAGCTGCACAGGTTTTGGGAGGTCGAAAGCAATGAGGATCGGCCTGCTTGGTCGAAGGAGGAACAAGACTGCGAGGATCATTTTCAGCGGACGTTCAGTCGCACGAAGGAAGGTCGGTACGTCGTACGTTTACCTAAGCACGTGAATTTCGACCAGATGCTAGGTGAATCCCGTACGATGGCTCTATCAAGATTCAAGAGATTAGAGCAGCAACTAGGATGGAACACAGAAAAGCGCATGCAATACAACGCATTCATGCAAGAATATTTAGATCTTGGACACATGAAGGAAATCAGCGAAGCGGAGTCTTTGCAGGAGACATCAGTTTCCAACACCAGGAAGGCCTACTACTTGCCGCATCACGcggttttgaaggaatccagcaCCACAACCAAAGTTCGTGTTGTTTTCGATGGGTCGGCCAGAACGGACAGCGGTTATTCCTTGAACGACGCTCTTCTAAAGGGTCCGGTTATTCAGGACGAACTTCTCAGCTTGCTTTTACGGTTTCGAAAGCATGAAGTGGCACTAGTTGGGGACATTGAAAAGATGTACCGGCAAGTGCAGGTACACGAAGAAGACATCAGTTTACAGCGCATTTTCTTCCGATTTTCTGCGGACGAACCCATAAAGGTGTACCAACTATCAACGGTGACCTATGGATTGACGCCTTCATCATTCTTGGCGATTCGCGCCTTACATCAACTAGCGGCAGATGAAGGAACCTTATACGCAGACGCAGCTGAAGCGATAGTCGACGACTTCTACGTTGATGACTACATCGGTGGAGCAGCCAGCGTAGACGAAGCCATCCAGCTCCAACAAAATCTGGATACACTGATGAAAAAAGGTGGTTTTGCTTTACGCAAATGGTGTTCCAATCGGCCAGAAGTTCTGGCAGGAATCCCGGCCGATCAACTTGGAACCAATCTATCAATTTCCTTCGAGATAAGCCCAGACGAACAGGTGAAAACCTTGGGAATCACCTGGGAACCCGGGACAGACCAATTGCGTTTTTTCTATGACATAATAGAAAGCGAGCAAACTTGGACGAGACGAAGCATCTTATCATCGATAGCCAAGCTGTTCGACCCGCTGGGACTGATATCCCCGGTGATCGTGGCAGCGAAAATGTTGATGCAAGAACTCGCTTTGCTCCACACAGGATGGGATGCACCTGTTCCCGCCCACATTGAAGAGAAGTGGAAGGCGTTCCACTCACAACTGTACAACATTTCGGAAATGCGAGTCAACCGGTTCGCGTTAGTTTCCAATTGGGTTGAAATCCAATTTCACTGCTTCGCTGATGCTTCTACCCTAGCATATGGTGCGTGCTTATACGTGCGGACAACGGATGCAGTGGGAAACGTGCGGATTGAACTACTCTCTTCGAAATCTCGCGTTGCGCCACTCAAGAAATTGACGTTGCCGCGGCTCGAACTTTGCGCCGCCAAGGAAGCGGCGTTATTACACTCAAAAGTGACTAAAGCTTTCTCAATGCAAAATGTACGGTCCTTCTTTTGGTCCGACAGTACGATTGTACTTCATTGGCTACGATCTCCGCCAAATACTTGGCAAACCTTCGTGGCAAACAGAGTCTCGACGATTCAAACTACCACGTACCCCCATTCTTGGCGTCATGTTGCCGGAAAACAGAATCCTGCTGATTTAGTATCGCGAGGAATGTCGGTCGACGAATTTTTGAATAGTCAGCTGTGGAAAGAAGGACCCCCATGGCTGCGTAACGACGAAGATGGATGGCCCAGTCCTGGTGAAGAATGCACTATCTCCGAAGAGCAACTAGAAATTCGAAAGACTGTTCACGCAATCAGGGTTGCGGAACCCCCCAACGAAATGTTCAGCCTACGTTCCTCATTGCATTCTTTACTTCGCGTTGTCGCTAACTGTCTTCGATTTGTGCACAACTGTCGCAACCCGAATGATAGGAGGTCCTCTATTGCTTTGACTCCAGAGGAAATACAGTCGGCGAAGATGACACTAACGCGCATAGCCCAGAACGAACGATTTCCAGAAGAGCTGAAAGCCCTGAAACGACAACAACGAATCAACAACAGATCAAGCCTGAAGAGACTTTTTCCCTTCCTGGACAACGATGGAGTCCTCAGAGTTGGAGGACGTTTACGCTTTTCAAACGAAAGCTACACAGTAAAACATCCAGCTGTATTGCCAAGTAATCATCCATTTACGGATCTCGTCGTACAGTTCTTTCATTCTCAGAACTTCCACAGTGGTCCGCAGCTCACATTGGCCGAAACGCGACAGGAATTCTGGCCCATACATGGTAAACGTGTCGTCAACGCTGTGTTGCGCAAATGCGTTCGATGCTTCCGAACGAACCCTACGCCTATCCAACAGCCCATGGGACAACTACCGGCTGGTCGCGTTCGCCCGGGACGACCATTCCTGATCACTGGTGTTGATTATTGCGGGCCATTCTATTTGAAGCCTCTACGACGAAATGTAGCTTCCCCGAAGGTGTATATTGCGGTGTACGTCTGCTTTTCGACAAAAGCAATGCACCTCGAGTTGTCCACCGATTTGTCTACTGCAAGCTTCATCTCCGTCTTGCGGAGATTCATCGGCCATCGAGGAATCCCGGCTGAAATACATTCGGACAACGCTAAAAACTTTTCTGGAGCACGCAACGAACTAAAAGCGCTATACGATTTGCTCAATGATCCGGCCAACAACTTCACCATAACGAAGGAACTCTCTCAGCAAGGTATTAAATGGCAGTTCATTCCTCCACGCGCTCCCAACTTTGGCGGGTTATGGGAGGCCGCCGTACGCTCCGTAAAGACTGCGCTGAAGAAAGAGATTGGCCTGCAACAGCTGAGCTACGATGATTTTACCACGCTTCTGGTACAGATCACCGCTACGTTGAACTCCAGACCTCTGTCTCCTCTAACAGATGACCCCACGGAATTTGAAGCCCTCACTCCCGCGCATTTCCTGATTGGCTCAGCCATGAAAGCCCTCCCTGAGCCCGACCTAGTAAACATTCCCACAAACCGTCTTGACCACTACCAGCAAACCCAGCAAATGTTCCAGCGCTTTTGGCAACGATGGAGCAAGCTATACCTCACACAGCTGCAAGTTACAACGAACAACCTGCCGGCGACTCCCATCCAAGTTGGAAATATCGTTGTACTGCGAGAAGACAACCTGCCACCGCTTTGCTGGCCACTGGCGCGGATCATCGGTTTGCATCCCGGCTTAGACGGAGTCGTGCGAGTCGTGACGGTAAAGACTGCGACAGGAGTATACAAGCGGGCAGTCAACCGTATCTGTCCACTGCCTACTGAAGAAGTTAGTCGACGAACAACACGGTCATCATCAACGATATCGGATTAG